A portion of the Burkholderia pseudomultivorans genome contains these proteins:
- a CDS encoding polysaccharide biosynthesis protein has translation MLRSKASWLSLSAFLFDLLAVIAAWLFAYLVRFNGSIPPDFLDGALTALAWVLPVYALMFHVFGLYRGLWVFASLPDLMRISKALIGGSVIVMVGAVMFQPSPIIPRSVLLVSPLMLFLAMGGARALYRAMKEFYLYGGLVGQGKPVLVLGAGTAGANLARELSRSGEWRLVGLLDDDVTKQGREIYGYKVLGSFNDLKHWTDAMKVEYAIIAIPSASVETQRRVATLCVRAGIKAMVLPSLTALMPGQGFLSQVRNIDLEDLLGRDAVTIDTPHVEALLRGRVVMVTGAGGSIGSELCRQILRFAPAQLVAFDLSEYAMYRLAEELRERFPDQPVVPIIGDAKDSLLLDQVMSRYAPHIVFHAAAYKHVPLMEEHNAWQALRNNVLGTYRVARAAIRHDVRHFVLISTDKAVNPTNVMGASKRLAEMACQALQQTSGGTQFETVRFGNVLGSAGSVIPKFQQQIAKGGPVTVTHPEITRFFMTIPEASQLVLQASSMGRGGEIFILDMGEPVKIVDLARDLIRLYGFSEGQIRIEFTGLRPGEKLYEELLADDETTTRTPHPKLRIARAREVPDNLLDELLPWLMQHRVLSDDEVRRDLRRWVPEYQSAVAPVLQSVPTVRAVSNE, from the coding sequence ATGTTGCGATCCAAAGCATCGTGGCTGTCGCTAAGTGCTTTCCTGTTTGACCTGCTGGCGGTTATCGCGGCATGGCTGTTCGCGTATCTCGTTCGTTTCAACGGCAGCATCCCGCCTGATTTTCTCGATGGCGCGCTGACGGCGCTCGCCTGGGTGCTGCCGGTCTACGCGCTGATGTTCCACGTGTTCGGTTTGTACCGCGGCCTGTGGGTCTTCGCGAGCCTGCCCGACCTGATGCGCATCTCGAAGGCGCTGATCGGCGGCAGCGTGATCGTGATGGTCGGCGCGGTGATGTTCCAGCCGTCGCCGATCATTCCGCGCTCGGTGCTGCTCGTGTCGCCGCTGATGCTGTTCCTCGCGATGGGCGGCGCGCGTGCGCTGTACCGCGCGATGAAGGAGTTCTACCTGTACGGCGGTCTCGTCGGGCAGGGCAAGCCCGTGCTCGTGCTCGGCGCCGGCACCGCCGGCGCGAACCTCGCGCGCGAGCTGTCGCGCTCGGGCGAATGGCGCCTCGTCGGCCTGCTCGACGACGACGTCACCAAGCAGGGCCGCGAAATCTACGGCTACAAGGTACTCGGCTCGTTCAACGACCTGAAGCACTGGACCGACGCGATGAAGGTCGAGTACGCGATCATCGCGATTCCGTCGGCGTCCGTCGAGACGCAGCGGCGCGTCGCGACGCTCTGCGTGCGGGCCGGCATCAAGGCGATGGTGCTGCCGTCGCTGACCGCGCTGATGCCGGGGCAGGGGTTCCTGTCGCAGGTGCGGAACATCGATCTCGAGGATCTGCTCGGGCGCGATGCGGTGACGATCGACACGCCGCACGTCGAGGCGCTGCTGCGCGGCCGCGTGGTGATGGTGACCGGCGCGGGCGGCTCGATCGGTTCCGAGCTGTGCCGGCAGATCCTGCGTTTCGCGCCGGCGCAACTGGTCGCGTTCGACCTGTCCGAATACGCGATGTACCGGCTTGCCGAGGAGCTGCGCGAGCGTTTCCCCGACCAGCCCGTCGTGCCGATCATCGGCGACGCGAAGGATTCGCTGCTGCTCGATCAGGTGATGTCGCGTTACGCACCGCACATCGTGTTCCATGCGGCCGCCTACAAGCACGTGCCGCTGATGGAGGAACACAACGCGTGGCAGGCGCTGCGCAACAACGTGCTGGGCACCTACCGCGTCGCACGCGCGGCGATCCGTCACGACGTGCGCCATTTCGTACTGATCTCGACCGACAAGGCCGTCAACCCGACCAACGTGATGGGCGCGAGCAAGCGTCTCGCCGAGATGGCCTGCCAGGCGCTGCAGCAGACGAGCGGCGGCACGCAGTTCGAGACGGTGCGCTTCGGCAACGTGCTCGGCAGCGCGGGCAGCGTGATCCCGAAGTTCCAGCAGCAGATCGCGAAGGGCGGCCCGGTGACGGTCACGCACCCCGAGATCACGCGCTTCTTCATGACGATCCCGGAGGCGTCGCAGCTGGTGCTGCAGGCATCGAGCATGGGGCGCGGCGGCGAGATCTTCATTCTCGACATGGGCGAGCCGGTCAAGATCGTCGATCTGGCGCGCGACCTGATCCGGCTGTACGGCTTCTCGGAAGGGCAGATCCGGATCGAGTTCACGGGGCTGCGGCCGGGCGAGAAGCTTTACGAGGAACTGCTCGCGGACGACGAGACGACGACGCGCACGCCGCATCCGAAGCTGCGGATCGCCCGCGCGCGGGAAGTGCCGGACAACCTGCTCGACGAGTTGTTGCCGTGGCTGATGCAGCATCGCGTGCTGAGCGACGACGAAGTGCGGCGCGACCTGCGGCGCTGGGTGCCGGAATACCAGTCGGCCGTCGCGCCGGTGCTGCAGAGCGTGCCGACGGTGCGCGCGGTGTCGAACGAGTAA
- a CDS encoding MraY family glycosyltransferase: MLSFASGFIVSLLVTLFIVRYAHLHEKFSIDSDLAGVQKFHVRPVPRVGGIGILAGVVIAALILSRRYPTIAGSILGIVACGMPAFLSGLVEDLTKRVSPRARLLCTMGAAALAFWLIDIRVTRISVPPLDFLLHYVAISAFVTVLAVAALANAINIIDGFNGLASMVSFMMFASLAYVAFHVNDPVVMSASIIMMGAVLGFFLWNFPAGLIFLGDGGAYFIGFMLAELAILLVMRNHEVSAWYPVLLFMYPIFETCFSIYRKKFIRGMSPGIPDGVHLHMLVYKRLMRWAVGTQHAHDLTRRNSLTSPYLWLLCLVAVIPATLFWRHTVHLFVFVVLFALTYVWLYISIVRFRAPRWMVVRKHRRSH, translated from the coding sequence ATGCTCAGCTTCGCGTCCGGCTTCATCGTTTCCCTGCTCGTCACGCTGTTCATCGTGCGCTACGCGCATTTGCACGAGAAATTCTCGATCGACAGCGATCTGGCCGGCGTGCAGAAATTCCACGTGCGGCCGGTGCCGCGTGTCGGGGGCATCGGGATCCTCGCCGGCGTCGTCATCGCCGCGCTGATCCTGTCCCGGCGCTATCCGACGATCGCGGGCAGCATTCTCGGGATCGTCGCCTGCGGGATGCCGGCGTTCCTGTCGGGGCTCGTCGAGGACCTGACCAAGCGTGTGTCGCCGCGCGCACGGCTGCTCTGCACGATGGGCGCCGCGGCGCTCGCGTTCTGGCTGATCGATATCCGCGTCACGCGCATCAGCGTGCCGCCGCTCGACTTCCTGCTCCATTACGTCGCCATTTCGGCATTCGTCACGGTGCTCGCCGTTGCCGCGCTCGCGAACGCGATCAACATCATCGACGGCTTCAACGGGCTCGCGTCGATGGTCAGCTTCATGATGTTCGCATCGCTCGCGTATGTCGCATTTCACGTGAACGACCCGGTCGTGATGTCCGCGTCGATCATCATGATGGGCGCCGTGCTCGGATTTTTCCTGTGGAACTTCCCGGCCGGATTGATTTTTCTCGGCGATGGCGGCGCGTATTTCATCGGGTTCATGCTCGCCGAACTGGCGATCTTGCTGGTGATGCGCAATCACGAGGTATCCGCGTGGTATCCGGTGCTGCTGTTCATGTACCCGATCTTCGAGACGTGTTTCTCGATCTACCGGAAGAAATTCATCCGCGGGATGTCGCCGGGAATTCCCGACGGCGTGCACCTGCACATGCTCGTGTACAAGCGGCTGATGCGCTGGGCCGTCGGCACGCAGCACGCGCACGACCTGACGCGGCGCAATTCGCTGACTTCGCCGTATCTGTGGCTGTTGTGCCTCGTCGCGGTGATTCCCGCGACGCTGTTCTGGCGGCACACGGTGCATCTGTTCGTGTTCGTCGTACTGTTCGCGCTGACCTATGTGTGGCTGTATATCAGCATCGTGCGATTCCGCGCGCCGCGGTGGATGGTGGTCAGGAAGCATCGGCGCAGCCATTGA
- the galE gene encoding UDP-glucose 4-epimerase GalE codes for MTAKGTILVTGGAGYIGSHTAVELLDNGYDVVIVDNLVNSKAEAVRRIERITGKTPAFHQVDVCDEAALARVFDAHPITGTIHFAALKAVGESVAKPLEYYQNNIGGLLAVLKVMRERKVRQFVFSSSATVYGVPERSPIDESFPLSATNPYGQSKLIAEQILRDLEVSDPSWRIATLRYFNPVGAHASGLIGEDPAGIPNNLMPYVAQVAVGKLEKLRVFGSDYPTPDGTGVRDYIHVVDLAKGHIAALDALVKRDASFVVNLGTGQGYSVLEVVRAFEKASGRPVPYELVARRPGDIAECYANPQAAADIIGWRATLGIEEMCADHWRWQEGNPRGFV; via the coding sequence ATGACCGCTAAAGGCACTATCCTCGTTACCGGCGGCGCGGGCTACATCGGCTCGCACACGGCCGTCGAGCTGCTCGACAACGGTTACGATGTCGTGATCGTCGACAACCTCGTCAACAGCAAGGCCGAAGCCGTGCGCCGCATCGAGCGGATCACCGGCAAGACGCCCGCGTTCCACCAGGTGGACGTGTGCGACGAAGCCGCGCTCGCCAGGGTTTTCGACGCGCACCCGATCACCGGCACGATCCATTTCGCGGCGCTGAAAGCCGTCGGCGAATCGGTCGCGAAGCCGCTCGAGTATTACCAGAACAACATCGGCGGGCTGCTCGCGGTGCTGAAGGTGATGCGCGAGCGCAAGGTCCGGCAGTTCGTGTTCAGTTCGTCGGCCACCGTGTACGGCGTGCCCGAGCGCTCGCCGATCGACGAATCGTTCCCGCTGTCCGCGACGAACCCGTACGGCCAGTCGAAACTGATCGCCGAGCAGATCCTGCGCGATCTCGAAGTGTCGGACCCGTCGTGGCGGATCGCGACGCTGCGCTACTTCAACCCGGTCGGCGCACACGCGAGCGGGCTGATCGGCGAGGATCCGGCCGGCATTCCGAACAACCTGATGCCGTACGTCGCGCAGGTCGCCGTCGGCAAGCTGGAGAAGCTGCGCGTGTTCGGCTCCGACTACCCGACACCGGACGGCACCGGCGTACGCGACTATATCCACGTCGTCGATCTGGCGAAGGGGCACATCGCCGCGCTCGATGCGCTCGTGAAGCGCGATGCGAGCTTCGTCGTGAACCTCGGCACCGGGCAGGGCTACAGCGTGCTCGAAGTCGTGCGCGCGTTCGAGAAGGCCTCGGGCCGACCCGTGCCGTACGAACTCGTCGCGCGCCGCCCGGGCGACATCGCCGAGTGCTATGCGAACCCGCAGGCCGCCGCCGACATCATCGGCTGGCGCGCGACGCTCGGCATCGAAGAGATGTGCGCCGACCACTGGCGATGGCAGGAGGGGAACCCGCGCGGTTTTGTATAA
- a CDS encoding glycosyltransferase family 4 protein encodes MTATPSLRIALVCNTAWAIYTYRHGLIRALVARGAEVIVIAPHDRTVPLLEQMGCRYVALAVASKGTSPREDLGTLAALFRHYRALKPDLVFHYTIKPNIYGSVAAWLARVPSIAVTTGLGYVFIQKSRAASVAKRLYRFAFRFPREVWFLNRDDLATFTDEKLLAHPERAQLLHGEGVDLEQFAPVPLPAGDAPVFILIGRLLWDKGVREYVEAARSVRARHPRARFQLLGPLGVDNPSAIGRADVDAWVAEGVVEYLGEAHDVRPHIAAADCVVLPSYREGVPRTLMEASAMGRPIVATDVPGCRDVVADGETGFLCRARDSASLAEHLIRMIELGPAGRDAMGARGRQKVAAEFDEQQVVERYRRTIHSLTGITL; translated from the coding sequence ATGACCGCCACCCCTTCGCTGCGCATCGCGCTCGTCTGCAACACGGCCTGGGCGATCTACACGTATCGCCATGGGCTGATCCGTGCGCTCGTCGCGCGCGGCGCCGAGGTGATCGTGATCGCGCCGCACGACCGCACCGTGCCGCTGCTCGAGCAGATGGGCTGCCGCTACGTGGCGCTCGCGGTCGCGTCGAAAGGCACGAGCCCGCGCGAGGATCTCGGCACGCTGGCGGCGCTGTTTCGCCATTACCGCGCGCTGAAGCCCGATCTCGTGTTTCATTACACGATCAAGCCGAACATCTACGGCTCGGTCGCGGCGTGGCTCGCGCGCGTGCCGTCGATCGCGGTCACGACCGGGCTCGGCTACGTGTTCATCCAGAAAAGCCGCGCGGCGAGCGTCGCCAAGCGCCTGTACCGGTTCGCGTTCCGCTTCCCGCGCGAAGTGTGGTTCCTGAACCGCGACGACCTCGCGACCTTCACCGACGAGAAGCTGCTCGCGCATCCCGAGCGCGCGCAGCTGCTGCACGGCGAAGGCGTCGATCTCGAACAGTTCGCGCCCGTGCCGCTGCCGGCCGGCGACGCACCGGTCTTCATCCTGATCGGCCGCCTGCTGTGGGACAAGGGCGTGCGCGAATACGTCGAGGCCGCGCGCAGCGTGCGCGCGCGCCATCCGCGGGCGCGCTTCCAGCTGCTCGGGCCGCTCGGCGTCGACAATCCGAGCGCGATCGGCCGCGCGGACGTCGATGCATGGGTGGCCGAAGGCGTCGTCGAGTATCTCGGCGAGGCGCACGACGTGCGCCCGCATATCGCGGCGGCCGACTGCGTCGTGCTGCCGTCGTACCGCGAAGGCGTGCCGCGCACGCTGATGGAGGCGTCCGCGATGGGACGCCCGATCGTCGCGACCGATGTGCCGGGCTGCCGCGACGTGGTCGCCGACGGCGAAACGGGCTTCCTGTGCCGCGCGCGCGACAGCGCGAGCCTCGCGGAGCACCTGATCCGCATGATCGAACTCGGACCGGCCGGACGCGACGCGATGGGTGCGCGCGGCCGGCAGAAGGTGGCCGCGGAATTCGACGAGCAGCAGGTCGTCGAGCGCTACCGGCGTACCATCCACTCGTTGACAGGCATCACACTCTGA
- a CDS encoding glycosyltransferase, with the protein MTPPDSAPSLDDVAVLMPAYNGHDDVVRTLASFREDTRVHVLIVDDGSTPPIVAPDMPGLSIEVLRMPQNGGIERALEAGIDALAAHGFRYAARIDAGDLAAPQRLAKQRAYLDAHPRVACVGMWTQVVSRAGEPRFMLTPPAEPRTLRRTRFLRSPLVHPSVMLRIDAVREVGNYRAKYRAAEDLDLFLRLMQRYDCANLPELGLYYELNEGGISATKRRRQLVSTLALLLRHFNALNPYDWAGLAKNLLHFVTPYRTLQRIKQTLFAARPSA; encoded by the coding sequence ATGACGCCTCCCGATTCCGCGCCCTCGCTCGACGACGTGGCCGTGCTGATGCCGGCCTACAACGGGCACGACGACGTCGTGCGGACCCTCGCGTCGTTTCGCGAGGACACGCGCGTGCACGTGCTGATCGTCGACGACGGCAGCACGCCGCCGATCGTCGCGCCCGATATGCCGGGCCTGTCGATCGAGGTGCTGCGCATGCCGCAGAACGGCGGCATCGAGCGCGCGCTCGAAGCCGGCATTGACGCGCTCGCCGCGCACGGCTTCCGCTACGCGGCCCGCATCGACGCGGGCGATCTCGCCGCGCCGCAGCGCCTCGCGAAGCAGCGCGCGTATCTCGACGCGCATCCGCGCGTGGCCTGCGTCGGCATGTGGACGCAGGTCGTGTCGCGCGCCGGCGAGCCGCGCTTCATGCTGACGCCGCCCGCCGAGCCGCGCACGCTGCGCCGCACGCGCTTCCTGCGCTCGCCGCTCGTGCATCCGTCGGTGATGCTGCGCATCGACGCCGTGCGCGAGGTCGGCAACTATCGCGCGAAATACCGCGCGGCCGAGGATCTCGATCTTTTTTTACGGTTAATGCAACGCTACGATTGCGCGAACCTGCCCGAGCTCGGCCTCTATTACGAGCTCAACGAGGGCGGGATCAGCGCGACGAAGCGCCGCCGCCAGCTCGTGTCGACGCTGGCGCTGCTGCTGCGCCATTTCAACGCGCTGAACCCGTACGACTGGGCCGGCCTCGCCAAGAACCTGCTGCATTTCGTGACGCCGTACCGTACGCTGCAGCGGATCAAGCAGACGCTGTTTGCCGCGCGGCCGTCGGCCTGA
- a CDS encoding lipopolysaccharide biosynthesis protein translates to MLKRFANPDVAKAVANLVWLGLERLTQIGVAIAISGLLARYFGPDVFGKWQYANTLLLVLAPLTWVCGAEILVPTIVQRPPGQLGAVLGSAFALRIAVSAAALVATWIAIAAGAFDPLVGAMLAGLAVTMVFREPFVGVINAWLQSMTYSKPQLVTSMLTALAKALLVWLLVRAAAGPARFAWLWALEAAAIGFALLLYYRHRNGDRLGWTFDTPLFKHFATAGTVFWLGLICMYLFLKLDRLMLERHVSFADLGRYSAAQQLNENWITLALMLAQTIAPAFVYRVQDVARLRRNIVRLIAMTAGLMTAGALVLDAAAPLIVGKVFGPGYEASVDIFRWAVWLSVPAGIEAIGNLIVLKYQAKFVLLSKWVLALAIAALVNLLAIPRLGLYGALVGLAAGYLAAAAVNFYYIRFKLRP, encoded by the coding sequence ATGCTGAAGCGCTTCGCCAATCCGGACGTCGCGAAAGCCGTCGCGAACCTCGTCTGGCTGGGGCTCGAACGGCTTACGCAGATCGGCGTCGCGATCGCGATCAGCGGCCTGCTGGCCCGTTATTTCGGGCCGGATGTGTTCGGCAAATGGCAGTATGCGAATACGCTGCTCCTCGTGCTGGCGCCGCTCACCTGGGTGTGCGGTGCCGAAATCCTGGTTCCGACCATCGTCCAGCGCCCGCCCGGCCAGCTCGGCGCGGTGCTCGGCAGCGCGTTCGCGCTGCGCATCGCCGTGTCGGCCGCCGCGCTCGTCGCGACCTGGATCGCAATCGCCGCCGGCGCGTTCGATCCGCTGGTGGGCGCGATGCTCGCGGGCCTCGCGGTCACGATGGTGTTCCGCGAGCCGTTCGTCGGCGTGATCAACGCGTGGCTGCAGAGCATGACCTACAGCAAGCCGCAGCTCGTGACCAGCATGCTCACCGCGCTCGCGAAGGCGCTGCTGGTCTGGCTGCTGGTGCGCGCCGCCGCCGGCCCCGCGCGCTTCGCGTGGCTGTGGGCGCTCGAGGCCGCCGCGATCGGCTTCGCGCTGCTGCTGTACTACCGGCATCGTAACGGCGACCGGCTCGGCTGGACGTTCGACACACCGCTGTTCAAGCATTTCGCGACGGCCGGCACCGTGTTCTGGCTCGGCCTGATCTGCATGTACCTGTTCCTGAAGCTCGACCGCCTGATGCTCGAGCGTCACGTGTCGTTTGCCGATCTCGGCCGCTACTCGGCCGCGCAGCAGCTCAACGAGAACTGGATCACGCTCGCGCTGATGCTCGCGCAGACCATCGCGCCGGCGTTCGTGTATCGCGTGCAGGACGTCGCGCGGCTGCGCCGCAACATCGTCCGGCTGATCGCGATGACGGCCGGCCTGATGACGGCCGGCGCGCTCGTGCTGGACGCCGCCGCGCCGCTGATCGTCGGCAAGGTGTTCGGGCCCGGCTACGAAGCGTCGGTCGACATCTTCCGCTGGGCCGTCTGGCTGTCCGTGCCGGCCGGCATCGAGGCGATAGGCAATCTTATCGTGCTCAAATATCAAGCAAAATTCGTGTTGCTGTCGAAATGGGTGCTCGCGCTCGCGATCGCCGCCCTCGTCAACCTGCTCGCGATCCCGCGGCTCGGCCTGTACGGCGCGCTCGTCGGGCTGGCGGCCGGCTATCTGGCCGCCGCCGCCGTCAATTTTTATTACATTCGTTTCAAGCTGCGCCCATGA
- a CDS encoding phosphomannomutase/phosphoglucomutase yields MISQSIFKAYDIRGVVGKTLDADTARSIGRAFGSEVRAQGGDAVVVGRDGRLSGPELVGALADGLRAAGVDVVDVGMVPTPVGYFAASVPLALKGGERRVDSCIVVTGSHNPPDYNGFKMVLRGAAIYGEQIQALYRRIVDERFESGSGTYEEYDVADAYIDRIVGDIKLARPLKLVVDAGNGVAGPLATRLFKALGCTLVERFTDIDGTFPNHHPDPAHPENLQDVIQALKDTDAELGFAFDGDGDRLGVVTKDGQIIYPDRQLMLFAEEVLSRNPGAQIIYDVKCTRHLAQWVKSKGGEPLMWKTGHSLVKAKLRETGSPLAGEMSGHVFFKDRWYGFDDGLYTGARLLEILAKTADPSAVLNALPDAMSTPELQLKLEEGENFRLIEKLQKEAKFDGADEVVTIDGLRVEYPDGFGLARSSNTTPVVVLRFEAETQDGLKRIQDDFRRVLTAAKPDVTLPF; encoded by the coding sequence ATGATCTCCCAATCCATCTTCAAGGCATATGACATTCGCGGCGTGGTCGGCAAGACGCTCGACGCCGACACGGCGCGCAGCATCGGCCGGGCGTTCGGCAGCGAAGTGCGCGCGCAGGGCGGCGACGCGGTCGTCGTCGGGCGCGACGGCCGCCTGTCCGGACCGGAACTCGTCGGCGCGCTCGCCGACGGGCTGCGGGCGGCAGGCGTCGACGTCGTCGACGTCGGCATGGTGCCCACGCCGGTCGGCTATTTCGCGGCGAGCGTGCCGCTCGCGCTGAAAGGCGGCGAGCGCCGCGTCGATTCGTGCATCGTCGTCACCGGCAGCCATAACCCGCCCGACTACAACGGCTTCAAGATGGTGCTGCGCGGCGCGGCGATCTACGGCGAGCAGATCCAGGCGCTGTACCGCCGCATCGTCGACGAGCGCTTCGAGAGCGGCAGCGGCACGTACGAAGAGTACGACGTGGCCGATGCGTACATCGACCGCATCGTCGGCGACATCAAGCTCGCACGCCCGCTGAAGCTCGTGGTCGACGCCGGCAACGGCGTCGCGGGCCCGCTCGCGACGCGCCTGTTCAAGGCGCTCGGCTGTACGCTCGTCGAGCGCTTCACCGACATCGACGGTACGTTCCCGAACCATCACCCCGATCCGGCCCACCCGGAAAACCTGCAGGACGTGATCCAGGCGCTGAAGGACACGGATGCCGAGCTCGGCTTCGCGTTCGACGGCGACGGCGATCGTCTGGGCGTCGTCACGAAGGACGGCCAGATCATTTATCCCGATCGTCAGCTGATGCTGTTCGCCGAGGAAGTGCTGTCGCGCAACCCGGGCGCGCAGATCATCTACGACGTGAAGTGCACGCGCCACCTCGCGCAATGGGTGAAGTCGAAGGGCGGCGAGCCGCTGATGTGGAAGACGGGCCACTCGCTGGTGAAGGCGAAGCTGCGCGAGACGGGCTCGCCGCTCGCGGGCGAGATGAGCGGCCACGTGTTCTTCAAGGATCGCTGGTATGGCTTCGACGACGGTCTCTACACCGGCGCGCGGCTGCTCGAGATCCTCGCGAAGACGGCCGATCCGAGCGCGGTGCTGAACGCGCTGCCCGATGCGATGAGCACGCCGGAACTGCAGCTGAAGCTCGAGGAAGGCGAGAACTTCCGCCTGATCGAGAAGCTGCAGAAGGAAGCGAAGTTCGACGGCGCGGACGAAGTCGTGACGATCGACGGTCTGCGCGTCGAGTATCCGGACGGCTTCGGGCTCGCGCGTTCGTCGAACACGACGCCGGTCGTCGTGCTGCGCTTCGAGGCGGAGACGCAGGACGGGCTCAAGCGCATCCAGGACGACTTCCGCCGCGTGCTGACGGCCGCGAAGCCGGACGTGACGCTGCCGTTCTGA
- the waaC gene encoding lipopolysaccharide heptosyltransferase I: MQKILIVRVSSLGDVVHNMPVIADIRRRHPDAQIDWLVEEGFVDLVKLVDGVRNVLPFSLRRWRKKPFAAATWREIRAFRRRLAAEHYDLVIDCQGLIKTAWVASWARGPLVGLGNRTDGAGYEWPVRFFYRKRVPIAPRTHVVERSRQLVAAALGDPEPTPADPVDFGLDTRDASRAIAAVGLNLPVPYVVFVHATSRADKQWPDAAWIELGQALVRRGASLVLPWGNDAERATSERLAKEFGAAAIVPPKLSLPAVVGLIDGAAATVGVDTGLVHIAAALKRPTVELYNFATAWRTGGYWSPNVVNLGTAGQPPSIAQVKSALAGFGLL; the protein is encoded by the coding sequence GTGCAAAAGATCCTGATCGTGCGCGTGTCGTCGCTGGGCGACGTCGTGCACAACATGCCGGTGATCGCCGATATCCGGCGCCGCCATCCCGATGCGCAGATCGACTGGCTCGTCGAGGAAGGTTTCGTCGACCTCGTGAAGCTCGTCGACGGCGTGCGCAACGTGCTGCCGTTCTCGCTGCGCCGCTGGCGCAAGAAGCCGTTCGCCGCGGCGACCTGGCGCGAGATCCGCGCGTTCCGCAGGCGGCTCGCGGCCGAACACTACGACCTCGTGATCGACTGCCAGGGCCTCATCAAGACGGCCTGGGTCGCGAGCTGGGCGCGCGGCCCGCTCGTCGGCCTCGGCAACCGGACCGACGGCGCGGGCTACGAGTGGCCGGTGCGCTTCTTCTATCGCAAGCGCGTGCCGATCGCGCCGCGCACGCACGTCGTCGAGCGTTCGCGGCAACTCGTCGCGGCCGCGCTCGGCGATCCCGAGCCGACGCCGGCCGACCCGGTCGATTTCGGTCTCGACACGCGCGACGCGTCGCGCGCGATCGCGGCGGTCGGGCTGAACCTGCCGGTGCCGTACGTGGTGTTCGTCCATGCGACGTCGCGCGCCGACAAGCAGTGGCCGGACGCCGCGTGGATCGAGCTGGGCCAGGCGCTGGTGCGGCGCGGCGCGTCGCTCGTGCTGCCGTGGGGCAACGACGCGGAGCGCGCGACCAGCGAGCGGCTCGCGAAGGAATTCGGCGCGGCCGCGATCGTGCCGCCGAAACTGTCGCTGCCGGCCGTGGTCGGCCTGATCGACGGCGCGGCGGCGACCGTCGGGGTTGACACAGGTCTGGTTCACATCGCGGCCGCGCTGAAGCGTCCGACGGTCGAACTGTACAATTTCGCGACGGCCTGGCGGACCGGCGGCTACTGGTCGCCGAACGTCGTCAATCTCGGCACGGCGGGGCAGCCCCCGTCGATCGCGCAGGTGAAGTCGGCGCTCGCGGGCTTCGGTCTCCTGTAA